The Bradyrhizobium sp. WSM471 genome includes the window CGGCGCATTACGGCACCGCCATCTTGCCGGCGCGGCCGCGCAAGCCGCGCGACAAGGCCAAGGTCGAGCAGGCCGTCCTCATCGTCGAGCGCTGGCTGCTCGGCCGCCTGCGCCATCGCACCTTCTACAGCCTGGCCGAGGTCAATGCGGCGATCGGCGAACTGCTCACGAGGCTGAATGAGGAACGGCCGATCCGGCGGCTCGGCGTGACACGCCGCCGGTTGCTCGAGGAGGTCGACCGGCCGGCGCTCAAGCCATTGCCGGCGTCCCCCTATGTCCTCGCCGAGTGGCGGATCCGCCGCGTCAGTCTCGATTACCACGTCGAGGTGGAGAAGCATTACTACAGCGTTCCGCATCGCTTCGCCCGCGCCGAGGTCGAGGTGCGGTTCACGGCCCGTACCGTCGAGATCTTCCACAAGGGCGAGCGGATCGCCGCGCATCAGCGCATGAGCGGCAATCACAAACACACCACCGTGCCGGAGCACATGGCCTCCAGCCATCGGCGCTACGCCGGCTGGACCATCGCGCGTATCCGCCAGGACGCCGCCGCGATCGGGCCGGCGACCAGCGCGTTGTGCGACCTCATTCTCGACGAGCGCTCGCACCCCGAGCAAGGCTTCCGCGCCTGCCTCGGCATCCTCAGGCTCGCCGCCTCCTATGGGCGCGAACGGCTGGACGCCGCGGCTGCGCGGGCAATCGACATCGGCGCGCGCACCTATGGTTCGGTCAAGTCGATCCTCGCCAACAATCTCGATCGGCGTTCTGCTCACCAGCGTTCCGCGGACGATGCGCCGATCCTGCATGCCAACATCCGCGGACCGCGCTACTACAATTAGGAGATCATCCCTTGCTCACCCATCCGACCCTCGACCGCCTCAACGCCCTCGGCCTCCACGGCATGGCCAAGGCCTTCGCCGACATCGAAGCCACCGGTGAGGCCGCAAGCCTCGGTCACACCGAATGGCTTGCGCTGCTGCTCGAACGTGAAGCCTCGCTGCGGCACGACAAACGGCTCGCCACTCGCCTGCGTTACGCCAAGCTGCGCCAGCAGGCGTGCGTCGAGGACATCGACTACCGCACCCCGCGCGGTCTCGACCGCCCGCTGTTCGCTAAGCTTGTCGAGGGCCGCTGGATCGACGACCACGTCAATCTCCTGATCTGCGGCCCGGCCGGCGTTGGCAAGAGTTGGCTCGCCTCGGCGCTCGGCCACAAGGCCTGTCGCGACAATCGCTCCGTGCTCTATCAGCGCGTCCCGCGACTGTTCGACGATCTGGCGCTCGCCCGCGGCGACGGCCGCCATCCACGCCTGTTGCGCGGCCTTGGCCGTGTCGATCTGCTGATCCTCGATGATTGGGGACTCGAGCCGCTCGACGCCGGTGCCCGTCACGACCTCCTGGAAATCCTCGAAGATCGCTACGGTCATCGCTCCACCATCGTCACCAGCCAGCTCCCCGTGGACCAGTGGCATCTGCTCATTGGAGATCCCACCTATGCCGACGCCGTGCTCGATCGCCTCGTCCACAATGCCCATCGGCTCGACCTCACCGGTGAGAGCCTGCGCCGAACCCGGCAATCCGCCCGAAAGACTTGAGCCCGTGGCGCTGTGGACATGCCGCTGCGCTTGGACAACGCAATCGCGTTGCCCACATGCCCACAGCAACCGCAGAAGAAGAAAAACAGGTTGAAGTCGCGATTCCAGATTGACCACGCGGCTTGACCGATGCCAGAGAACCAGCCGGCCAGAACGCCTCGCCGCTGGGCGAGATCAAATCGGAAAGGTGGGCGACATCGTCTCGGAATCCACGGGCGACTTCATATCGGTACGCCTGGGCGACTTCGTCGGAATCCGCATTCGCGTTCGCGCGCTTGAACGCGATGTGCGCGTGCGATCGCCGATTTCCATCTAGACGGAGCGCTCTGCCAGCCGCAAGAAGTTCATCAGGACGGTGTGCCCCTGATGAGTAAGGATCGACTCTGGATGGAATTGTACGCCAAACGTTAGATGATGGCGATGCGCGATGGCCATAATCTCCCCTTCCTCCGAACGAGCTGTCACTGCGAGCTGCGGATCGGATGCCCCATCGAGTTCAACAACAAGAGAATGATAGCGGCCCACGCAAACTGGCGAAGGGATCTCGTTGAACAGTCCTCGACCAACATGCGTTACGTACGAAGACCGGCCGTGCATAGGACGTCTTGCACGCACCACCCGTCCCCCAAAAACGCTGCCGATGCACTGGTGCCCAAGACAAATGCCGAGAATTGGAATATGACCTGAAAATTGGCGGACAACGGTTGTGGATAATCCGGCCTCAGTTGGAGTGCAGGGGCCGGGCGAGATAACGATAGCGCGTGGCTTCAAGTTAATAATATCGCTGAGACCGACGGCGTCATTGCGGATCACCTCCGTTGCTTCACCAAGTTTGCGGAAATAGCGCGCAATATTGAAGACGAAAGAGTCGTAGTTGTCGATTATGACAATCAAGATACACCGGATGTGACAGCATCAAACGCGTCAAAGATTCGTTGCGCTTTGGCCAGCGTCTCCTCGTATTCGGCCTCCGCGTTGGACATTGCCGTTACACCGCCTCCTGCATGAAAAGCAGCCAGGCCGTTCTCTATCGTTACAGTGCGTATCGCTATATTCGTGTCCATGCGCCGGTTGAAGCCGATGAAGCCGATCGACCCGCAATAGACCTCGCGTGCAACACCCTCGATCTCCGTGATAATTTCCATCGATCGTACCTTTGGGGCCCCAGTAATTGAGCCGCCGGGAAAACAAGCGCAAAGAAGCGAGACAGCATCACGATTTGGTGCAAGCTCACCTGCAACGACCGAGACGAGGTGGTGGACTGAGGCATAGGATTCGAGCTTGCAAAGCGCGGGAACATCGACTGAATCCGCGGTGCAAACGCGCGACAAATCATTGCGCAGAAGGTCGACGATCATCGTGTTCTCAGCCCGGTCCTTTGCGGATGTAACTAGCATTTCGGCTCGACGCTGGTCTTCCCTGGACTCACCAGACCGCGCAATCGTGCCTTTGATGGGGCGCGTTTCGACACGCCTCCCATCAAGCTTTAGGAAGCGTTCCGGGGAGCTCGATGCGATGGTGAGATCGCCATACCGTAGGAGAGCTGCAAACGGGGCCGGATTGAATGCCCGCAGCTGGGAATAGAAATGAAGCGGATCAAATGAGGCTGGTAGCTTGGCGCTGAAGCGCTGCGAGATATTGGCTTGGAACACGTCTCCAGCAAGGATGAGCTCGATAACCCGGCTTACCGCCGCAATGTAGCCCTCCCGACTGAAGTTTGAATGCCACGCGCCCGCTTTGCCCGGCAAGAAATCTCGGGGTGTTTCTGAGCCAGCAAGCAGTCCAACAAATTCGTCCGCTCGTCGGTGTGCGCGCGATCTTCGACGCGCGGAATCCTGCTCCGGCCATCCAGTAGAAACAATCCAGCATCTGTTGTCGCGGTGATCGAAGCTGAGGACCATGTCATAGAAATGCAGCATGGATTGCGGCAAACCCTGACCGGGAATTGCCGGCAGCGGCAGTCGCTCCAATGTCCTATTCAGATCGTAAGCAAAGAAACCGGCCGCACCTCCTTGAAATGGCGGCAGATCGTCGTGATGCTCTTGGGGATATTTATTGAGCAGCTCGCGAAGAGCTGTCCATGGATCTCCGTCGAGAGCCGCTCCGTTGCAGCTCGCTTGCCCGTCATCGACCCTATAGGTGCTGAACGGGTCGCAGGTCAGATACGAGTAGCGTCCGAGCAACTTATGTCGCGCCGCGCTATCCAGAAACGTGAGGTGCGGGCGATGCGCGAGACGTCGCATCGCCGGGACAGGCTCAATCCACTGCAACTCGCGGACATGCATCTCTATCAGCCGCCTGCCGCAAACTCATGAAAACGACTGATCGGGGGCCCACAATCTACAGCTGCCTTTTGCAGGGTAACTCGGGTTATTAAGTCCATTCAGTGCGACACCGGCTCTGTTGATACATAGTAGTCGGCCGCGAACCGTATCTCTCGGAGCGGTCGTACCCGCCTGATCGATTCCTTGTATAGCTCATGCGCTTTGTAGGATGCGAGTTCCATCTCGTTGTCGAACTCACCATAGACCACAACGTCAATTTCGTTTCCTATCTGATCGCTCTTCTGGTTGCGAGCAACCTCGATCCGGCGCGCATGTGGAATTGTGGTCAGAATCGACAATCCCTCCATCATACGATCGATGTGAGCTTTATCCTTGGCAGTAAACAACACGATGTGACGAATCATGGATGAGGGTCGTGATCCTATGACTGGGTCTCTCAATTATCTCGGGATCGGCTTCACCGCAACGGCTGCCGCCACTTCTGTTGGGGCCGACGAGGTCTCCCAGTGTCCCCAACGTGCGCGACATGAGCGAGACTTCGCCATCCGCGCCGCTCCCGCCGGTCTGAACCCGGCCGCACTGCGCTCGGCCTTATCTTCACGAGTCACTGAGCTGGCCGAGCTTGACGACGGATTTCCGCGCCAAAGCACAACTAGGCGCATGATGCGCGCGCGTTTGATGAAAGTTGGCGATTTTTCCCCATTCGGGAGAGCGTAGAAGCTCCGGTTGTGGGCTGCGCCCGACAATCTAGCTAGTGGGAAGCCGATCTTATGGTTGCTGCTGTAGGACACCAGCAGAACGGTAGCAAAACCATTGCTCCGGTCCGCAATGACTGGAAGCTTGCCGAAGCCGAAGCGCTCTATGGCCTTCGATTTTCCGACTTGATGCATCAGGCGCAGAGCATTCATAGCGTGAACTTCGACCCAAATCACGTCGAAACGGGAAGCCTGCTCAGCATAAAGACAGGCAGCTGCCCGGAAGATTGCGGCTACTGCTCACAGAGTGCGCACTACGACACGGGGTTAAAAGCCACCCGCCTGATGGATCCCGACGCCGTGGTAGCGGCGGCGCGGTGCGCCAAGCACGCCGGCGCCACTCGCTTCTGCATGGTGGCGGCTTGGCGTAGTCCAAAAGATCGCGATCTCGATCAGGTCTGCGAGATGGTTAGCGCAGTCAAGGATCTTGGCATGGAGACATGCGTCACGCTTGGCATGCTGACGCCCACGCAGGCTGCTCGGCTCGCCGGGGCTGGGCTCGATTTCTACAATCATAACGTTGATACTTCGCCGGAGTTCTACGGCAAGATAGTCACCACCCGCACCTTGCAGAATCGCATTGCCACCCTGGCGCATGCCCGCGAGGCCGGAATCGAGGTCTGCTGCGGCGGCATTATCGGCATGGGCGAGCGCGTCGAAGACCGGCTCGGCATGCTGGTGCTGCTAGCCAATCTGCCGAGCCATCCGGAAAGCGTTCCGATCAACCTGTGGAATGAAGTCTCGAGTGTGCCCGTCAATGACACCGTTGAGCGCCCCGATCCGATCGCCTTGGTTCGCCTGGTCGCGACCGCCCGGATCATGATGCCGAAGAGCGTCGTCCGGATGTCCGCCGGAAGCCAATATATGACCGATGAACTGCAGGCGCGGTGCTTCCTTGCCGGAGCAAATTCGATCTTCATGGGTGATGTGCTGCTGACCACCAAGAATCCGCAGCGCGACCCTGACGCGAATTTGCTAGTCCGACTCAGCGTCAAATCGAATCTTGCATGAAGCGGATCTGCGAGCGCTCTATGCGCAAAAACGCCAGCTCAGGTGAACAATGAAGATTACTTTGATGAAAGGCAAAATCCACCGGGCATCCGTGACCGAAGCCGATCTGCACTGCGAAGGTTCGATTTCCATTGATCGCGCCCTATCGCAAGCGGCAGGATTTCTGACCAACGAACGCGTTGAAATCTACAACATCGACACTGGAGCGCGGTTTGCCACCAACGTGATCGAAGCGCCGCCAGGGTCGGGCATAATCGGTTTAAATGGTGCGGCCGCGAGACTGGCAATGCCTGGAGACAAGATAATCATTGTTGCATATGCGTTGTTTGATGACGCGGAAGCAAGGACGTTCAGGCCACGCGTCGTGCGGGTCGGCCGGGAAAACCGCATTCTGTCAGACTAGCAACTGCTCGTCGGGTCCCTCGATTTGTGTCCTTTGCGGCCATCAAAGCCGGCTCGTATCTGTCCTCGGAGTGAGCAATGAACCCTGCCGGTATCGGCAATGTCGACACCTATGTTCGGGCCTTGCGTGCCCTGAAAGATGACAACCGCTTGCGAACTCTGAAGCGCCGAGCGGGGGTTGATTTCACCTCGAACGACTACTTGGCGCTCGCGAGCGCGCCGCGTATGAAAAACGCTCTCTTGGCTGCGCTCGAGGCGGGCATACCGATTGGAGCCGGCGGATCACGACTTCTCCGTGGAAATTGCGAGGAGCACGAAAATCTCGAAGCGGAAGCTGCGAGGTTCTTTGGTGCGGAGACGGCGCTTTTCTTTGGGGGCGGATATGTCGCAAACTTCGCTATCCTGACAACGCTGCCGCAGCGCGGCGATCTACTCATACTCGATTCTCTTGTGCACGCGAGTATCCATGAAGGCGCGCGAGCCGGCCGGGCGGAGTTTCGGATAAGCGGTCATAACGATCCCCAATCAGTCGAAGACACCATCCGTGCCTGGCGGTCCGAGGGCGGAATGGGGCGCGTCTGGATCGTCGTCGAAAGTGTCTACAGCATGGATGGCGATTTCGCGCCGCTTAAAGACCTGGTCGCGATCGCGAGCAGGCATGAGGCGTTCCTGATGGTGGACGAGGCGCATGCCACCGGTGTGTACGGAGACCAGGGACGAGGACTAACCGCGCCCTATGAGAAAAGTGAAAATCTGGTGGTCATCCATACCTGCGGCAAAGCTCTGGGCGCTGCGGGGGCACTTGTAACTGCCTCCAAGGCGATGCGCGATTTCATGATCAATCGCTCTCGTCCGTTTATCTTCGCGACTGCGCCATCGCCTTTGATGGCAGTTGGCATCCGCGAGGCGCTGTTGATCTTGCAGCAAGAACCCGAACGGCAGCAGCGCTTGGCAGACTTGGTCGCTTTCACACATCGCGAGATGAAGGCGCGTGGTCTACGATGTCCTTCGGACTCGCACATTGTGCCTTATATCGTCGGCGACAATGCACAAGCGATGCAGCTCGCCTCGGCGATGCAGGAGCGTGGCTTCGATATTCGCGGAATCCGACCGCCAACCGTACCGGCAGGCACAGCCCGATTGCGAATATCATTAACGCTCAACGTTGGAGAGCAGGACGTGCGTACGATGCTCGATGCTCTGATGGAGCAGACCATGGGCTGGCCTCGATGAGCCTGCGGATAGTAGTAACCGGCACAAGTACGGGCATCGGGAAATCGGTGTTCTGCGCAGGGCTCGCCGATCTTATCGGAGCCAATTATTGGAAGCCGATTCAGGCTGGGCTTGACGAAGAGACTGATAGCCAGCTTGTCGCAAAGCTAGGCGGTCTCTCGCCTGATCGTATCGTGCCGGAGGTATATAGGCTTCGAACGCCCGCTTCGCCCCATCATGCCGCCGAGCTTGACGGAATTCGCATCGATATCGATTCGCTCAACCTGCCGGACATTGGGGACCGGCCTCTCGTGATCGAGGGCGCCGGCGGGCTCATGGTGCCCTTAGATGGCGGCACACTCTATGTGGATATCTTCGAGCGATGGCGGCTTCCAGTCGTGCTTTGCGCGAGCACGGCGTTGGGCACGATCAACCATTCGCTGCTGTCGATAGAAGCGCTGCGAAGGCGCCAGATTCCTATTCTCGGGGTTGCATTCATCGGTGATCAAAATGCCGAAACTGAGAACGCAATTTGCGAAATCGGAGGGGTGCGTTGGTTGGGGCGATTGCCGTTGCTTTCTCCGCTCACATCGAAAAGGCTTAAGGTTGCGTTCAAATCCGCATTTCATCCACGACGATTTGAGACCATGAAGCAAAGGAAGACCTCACCCATCTGGCATCCATTTACGCAGCACGCGCTTGAAGGCAAAATGAGCAAGGTCGTGCGTGGCGATGGCGCCTATCTCCACACGGCAGATGGTCGCCGTATCATCGACGCAATCTCATCCTGGTGGGTCGTGACCCATGGTCATTGTCATCCACCGATTGTACGCGCCATTCAAGAACAGGCAGGCAAACTCGACCAGATCATTTTCGCCGGCTATACCCACGATCCCGCTGAGGAAGTTGCAGCACGACTTCTGAGACTTGCTCCGCGCGGCCTTGATTATGTGTTCTTTTCCGACAGCGGCTCAGCTAGTGTGGAAGTGGCAATAAAAATGGCGCTCGGTTATTGGCATCACAGCCGCAAAGAACGAACACGCATTGTGGTGATGCAACATTCGTATCACGGCGATACTGTGGGAGCCATGTCGGTTGGTGCTCGCGGCGTCTTCAATGCAGCGTACGGTCCATTGCTGTTCGACGTTACCTCCATTCCGTTTCCCGCGAAAGGACGAGAGCGGGAAACGCTTAATGCGCTTGCATCTGCATGCCAAAACGAACGTCCGGCGGCCTTTATCGTGGAGCCCCTGATATTGGGGGCAGGTGGCATGCTGATGTATCCGTCCTGGGTGCTCAGAGAGATGAAGCGGATCTGCGAGGTCTCGGACATCCTTTTCATTGCTGATGAAATCATGACAGGCTGGGGCCGCACCGGAACCTTGTTCGCCTGCGAGCACGCGAATGTTACGCCCGATATCGTCTGCTATTCCAAGGGAATCACGGGAGGAGCGCTTCCACTCGCTGTGACACTCTGCCGTGAAGAGATTTTTGAAGCTCACTATTCGAGTGATCGAACGCGTACGTTCTTTCATTCCAGCTCATATACGGCAAACCCGGTCGCCTGTGCCGCTGCAAAGGCGAACTTGGAACTCTGGGAGGTTCCGGAAACCCGTGGCCGCGTGACGTCGGTCGCAGCTATGCAAGAAGAGGCAATCGAGCCCTTCCGCGCCGACACGCGTTTTGAGAACGTCCGTCGGACCGGCACTATCACCGCGCTCGATCTCAAAGTTGACGATGCTGGCTATCTCGCGGGCATAGGTCCAAAGCTTTACTCCTTCTTTAAAGACCGAAATCTGTTGTTACGACCACTCGGGAATACGATCTACGTGATGCCGCCTTATTGCGTAACGGCAGCAGATCTTGACGAAATCTACGCCGGCATTCGAGATGCTGCCGATGCGGTGGACGGACTCTGCGTGTCCGGAGGCTAGCAATCGGGACGGAGCTTTGGTCGTTTGGGCAGCTAGAATGATCATCTCCGAAGTGACCCTCAGTGTCCCAGGAGCCAGGCTCAGACAAGAATTCTACAGCTATTCGGCTGTAAGCAGGCACTAGTGAAGCCGCCCGCCTGGCACCGTCATGGCCCGGAAATGCGATGTGCCCGCCCTCCCGACCAGTAGCAGTGTGCAGAACCGGCATTTGTTGGATGACGAGGGAAGATGGCTAATTGAGCGGAGCCAGGCTCGTTTGCCAGTTTGGCTGGAATCTTGCCTAAAATGCCTAAAATCGCTGAACTCCTGCGCCAGCTTGGCGTGCGTCGAGGACAATGGAGGCGCTTCTCCAATTACAAACGCCGCTATGCAGGTAGACTCAAGTGGTCATCGGATGCGCGTTCAGCTGTGAGCTATTCGCGAAATCTAGCTCGGTAAGCCGCGTGGGCCTTTTGCCTCTCGAAAGTTGAAGGGCGCTGGCGGAACGAGTCTGGCTTGCTTGCTGTGACTGCATCCAATCAGACGGACCACATCGAAGAGTCCGCGTGCCCATCGCGGGCGCTGCCTTCGAGAGATTGGTGGCGTTCATGGCTGTTGCCCGCGTTTTATGTCCATGAACCATTGCGTTTGTGGATCGTCCGGCAACTTGAGTCTCTGAGAGCGAAAGTGGATTGATGCAGATGTCCGGGCTCGACG containing:
- a CDS encoding adenosylmethionine--8-amino-7-oxononanoate transaminase, which gives rise to MKQRKTSPIWHPFTQHALEGKMSKVVRGDGAYLHTADGRRIIDAISSWWVVTHGHCHPPIVRAIQEQAGKLDQIIFAGYTHDPAEEVAARLLRLAPRGLDYVFFSDSGSASVEVAIKMALGYWHHSRKERTRIVVMQHSYHGDTVGAMSVGARGVFNAAYGPLLFDVTSIPFPAKGRERETLNALASACQNERPAAFIVEPLILGAGGMLMYPSWVLREMKRICEVSDILFIADEIMTGWGRTGTLFACEHANVTPDIVCYSKGITGGALPLAVTLCREEIFEAHYSSDRTRTFFHSSSYTANPVACAAAKANLELWEVPETRGRVTSVAAMQEEAIEPFRADTRFENVRRTGTITALDLKVDDAGYLAGIGPKLYSFFKDRNLLLRPLGNTIYVMPPYCVTAADLDEIYAGIRDAADAVDGLCVSGG
- the istB gene encoding IS21-like element helper ATPase IstB, with amino-acid sequence MLTHPTLDRLNALGLHGMAKAFADIEATGEAASLGHTEWLALLLEREASLRHDKRLATRLRYAKLRQQACVEDIDYRTPRGLDRPLFAKLVEGRWIDDHVNLLICGPAGVGKSWLASALGHKACRDNRSVLYQRVPRLFDDLALARGDGRHPRLLRGLGRVDLLILDDWGLEPLDAGARHDLLEILEDRYGHRSTIVTSQLPVDQWHLLIGDPTYADAVLDRLVHNAHRLDLTGESLRRTRQSARKT
- the panD gene encoding aspartate 1-decarboxylase, producing the protein MKITLMKGKIHRASVTEADLHCEGSISIDRALSQAAGFLTNERVEIYNIDTGARFATNVIEAPPGSGIIGLNGAAARLAMPGDKIIIVAYALFDDAEARTFRPRVVRVGRENRILSD
- a CDS encoding aminodeoxychorismate/anthranilate synthase component II; amino-acid sequence: MIVIIDNYDSFVFNIARYFRKLGEATEVIRNDAVGLSDIINLKPRAIVISPGPCTPTEAGLSTTVVRQFSGHIPILGICLGHQCIGSVFGGRVVRARRPMHGRSSYVTHVGRGLFNEIPSPVCVGRYHSLVVELDGASDPQLAVTARSEEGEIMAIAHRHHLTFGVQFHPESILTHQGHTVLMNFLRLAERSV
- the pabB gene encoding aminodeoxychorismate synthase component I, which codes for MHVRELQWIEPVPAMRRLAHRPHLTFLDSAARHKLLGRYSYLTCDPFSTYRVDDGQASCNGAALDGDPWTALRELLNKYPQEHHDDLPPFQGGAAGFFAYDLNRTLERLPLPAIPGQGLPQSMLHFYDMVLSFDHRDNRCWIVSTGWPEQDSARRRSRAHRRADEFVGLLAGSETPRDFLPGKAGAWHSNFSREGYIAAVSRVIELILAGDVFQANISQRFSAKLPASFDPLHFYSQLRAFNPAPFAALLRYGDLTIASSSPERFLKLDGRRVETRPIKGTIARSGESREDQRRAEMLVTSAKDRAENTMIVDLLRNDLSRVCTADSVDVPALCKLESYASVHHLVSVVAGELAPNRDAVSLLCACFPGGSITGAPKVRSMEIITEIEGVAREVYCGSIGFIGFNRRMDTNIAIRTVTIENGLAAFHAGGGVTAMSNAEAEYEETLAKAQRIFDAFDAVTSGVS
- a CDS encoding Dabb family protein; this encodes MIRHIVLFTAKDKAHIDRMMEGLSILTTIPHARRIEVARNQKSDQIGNEIDVVVYGEFDNEMELASYKAHELYKESIRRVRPLREIRFAADYYVSTEPVSH
- the istA gene encoding IS21 family transposase, giving the protein MRRVRDVIRMKAAGLPSREIARRVGAAPSTVRLALRRFEAAGLSWPLPDDVTDTVLELRLFAKTGNGNRQGHRRIAEPDWATVHRELKRKHVTLSILWEEYIATEPGGYRYSRFCELYRAWEGRLSVTMRQAHAAGDKLFVDYAGDGVPVVVDRLTGERRTAQIFVAVLGASSFTYAQATWTQGLADWISAHVGAFAAIGGIPALVVPDNTKVAVIKASLYDPQINRTYAEMAAHYGTAILPARPRKPRDKAKVEQAVLIVERWLLGRLRHRTFYSLAEVNAAIGELLTRLNEERPIRRLGVTRRRLLEEVDRPALKPLPASPYVLAEWRIRRVSLDYHVEVEKHYYSVPHRFARAEVEVRFTARTVEIFHKGERIAAHQRMSGNHKHTTVPEHMASSHRRYAGWTIARIRQDAAAIGPATSALCDLILDERSHPEQGFRACLGILRLAASYGRERLDAAAARAIDIGARTYGSVKSILANNLDRRSAHQRSADDAPILHANIRGPRYYN
- a CDS encoding 8-amino-7-oxononanoate synthase; protein product: MNPAGIGNVDTYVRALRALKDDNRLRTLKRRAGVDFTSNDYLALASAPRMKNALLAALEAGIPIGAGGSRLLRGNCEEHENLEAEAARFFGAETALFFGGGYVANFAILTTLPQRGDLLILDSLVHASIHEGARAGRAEFRISGHNDPQSVEDTIRAWRSEGGMGRVWIVVESVYSMDGDFAPLKDLVAIASRHEAFLMVDEAHATGVYGDQGRGLTAPYEKSENLVVIHTCGKALGAAGALVTASKAMRDFMINRSRPFIFATAPSPLMAVGIREALLILQQEPERQQRLADLVAFTHREMKARGLRCPSDSHIVPYIVGDNAQAMQLASAMQERGFDIRGIRPPTVPAGTARLRISLTLNVGEQDVRTMLDALMEQTMGWPR
- the bioB gene encoding biotin synthase BioB, with product MVAAVGHQQNGSKTIAPVRNDWKLAEAEALYGLRFSDLMHQAQSIHSVNFDPNHVETGSLLSIKTGSCPEDCGYCSQSAHYDTGLKATRLMDPDAVVAAARCAKHAGATRFCMVAAWRSPKDRDLDQVCEMVSAVKDLGMETCVTLGMLTPTQAARLAGAGLDFYNHNVDTSPEFYGKIVTTRTLQNRIATLAHAREAGIEVCCGGIIGMGERVEDRLGMLVLLANLPSHPESVPINLWNEVSSVPVNDTVERPDPIALVRLVATARIMMPKSVVRMSAGSQYMTDELQARCFLAGANSIFMGDVLLTTKNPQRDPDANLLVRLSVKSNLA